TATGTCAACAGTGATGCAAGAAAGGAATAATCTTCTACTTACGGTTCGTTCACGTTATCTATAggaaaggtaaaaaaagaagattgttcttcttcttgctGTTTAAGATTTTGTGCTTGTGGTTCTTGTCTCTCAGCTAAGAGAACGAAGGAGAGTGAAAATTCAAGAGACCAGGCAAACCGCACCGTTTTGCTGACTTGCTTATTAGCCTCTTTATACTATGACagctgtttttttaaaatatcttttatttaaaaatatattaaaataatattttttaaaaaaaaaaataattttaacatgacatgtcaaaataaaattaatataaagtaagagaataaattaaaaaaatttaaccttttttaaaaaacattatgaaaacATGTTtacctttctttattttctatgttttttttaaataaataaaataaaaatcaaacagttGTCATATGTTTTTGCACGGTATCCAAAgacttaaataataaatttgaggattgataatcaatttaatcttttactaaaataaatttatattaataaaaaatagattttattgcTAGTGCCCATTTACCTTCTACTTTCTAAATTGtttcttcttcaaaaaataataaattgatatttttttataattttgatattaaaaataaaaaaataaaaaaaatattattttaatatatttttaattaaaaatcactttttaaaaacaatttatattacATTACCAAATAAACATTATattctcaaaatcaaataaaacttttggttcacgtttaattattattatgagatagtaaaaataaagataataaaaacaaataaaacatatcttataaaaaaatcatatttttttttggatatttattttttttagaaattttttttttattaacgtgaatgTTCGAGTCAGGTTGTGCGCATTTCGACTAATCccataaactttgaaattaacgtttatataaatctctagtaatattaaaaagatttagaCTCATAATTATAGTTAAACtattctttataattaattatcggAATAATTAACTAAGCATGGGTTTGATAATACTTTTACTAGCGTGGGTTTGATACAGGAGTAATTAATGTTATTCTTGTATGATagttttatctaatttaattatcgaaaaatatcaatcactgaatttataaaaattactaacgatcaatcaaaaactaaatacaGAAATTTAAAGCACTAAACCATCAATCAACTCAAGTGCacttattatttcaatttaagaaTACTAAAGCTTGTACTGTGGggggcggcggcggcggcggcggcaaCAGCAGCAGATTGACATCAATAAATACTGCGTAAGAATTAATGGGGGCTATTCCCCTAAAAGCAAAAGGGCAGGAAAACAGGCAGACAGCACTTTGTAAGTAATAACGATCGATGCTCGTCGTCAGCCCAGAAGGCTACAACAACAAAGGGGTATTTTCAGCCTCTTCTCGCATTTTCCACTCCGGAACCTTTGCTTCCGGCAGTCCGCTATGCACCGGGTGTCATCGTATACTCCCACACAGGGCTTGACACAATTATCAGGCACGGCTTCTACTTCACCATCTGCACATGCATGCAAGAATATTAATTCTGAACCTTCATTACTGCTACTTTGTGCAGTTGAATAACTTCATTACTCTCGACGTGCATGGGAGTGTGTTATTGAGATTGTCCGAGAAAGAGATTCAGTCTTAATTAGTCGATGAGTAAACTGTCTCGAATATATCCtttatttgaacaaaaaagaaatttgaataaacaactaagaaaaacaaatacatggcCTTGAGAGTTTAGAGAAGGATAACATACAGGTGCTAGCCATAATGATTATGAAAGCAATGGTGAGGAGGGTCAGAAAATGCTTCATATCCtctccttcctcctcctcctctctccttcttcttctccttccctTGATAAATTTGTTAATGTTTAAATTTACTACAGAGCAGTACTGTTATATACACACACAGTCGACGTTGAGAGGCTAATATTATATAGTTAGCGTGTTCCAGTTTTGATGGTTCCAGCCAGGTAGGTATGTAGAATCTGAAATCTCTAAAATCTCTCCTATTAACACTGTTTGGACTTgccttctttttagttttttcccctttttgttgatgattttcttgatttagtttTGAATATCTTAGAGTTTTTCTCCAAACAagggtattttaattttttttccaattaaaataagatacctttaaacttatttaccAGATTAATTAAGAGACTATGTGCAACGTACGTTAACTTAGTATTCTCATCATAATTCaatcatcttttatttattaaaaatataattaaaagttaaaaacaaattaatttatataatacttaaaaaatatatcaaagagGTACGTAAGACtatcttttgtaaaaaaaatcaaacgtaGAACCCTAGATTTATAACCAACGTTAAAATTCTTGccactcttttttatatatataatataaaactgaTCTCCCTTCTGCATGTTCTTGTTACATTACCACTATCCTAAATGATTGAAAACCTATATAATAGTATATAGTAAATAATTGAAACGAAAAcgttatgaatttaaaaatatttttattaacgtgggtatccgggtcagcttgcgtgcacattaattaatttcacaggccttgaaattaacgaccatgtaaacctccagtggctatcatattagtaactacagggctcgaacctgaaactacAGGGGGAGCAAACTCCTTAGTTCtaaactcttaccactaggcTATCTATTAGATGGTTTTTACAACTTTTTTGATCCATGAAGTCTTTGGTTTTAtaaatcaatcatttttatttttgtaattttttaagctatatatatttttctatgcaATTCAAACTATATCTTacttagaaaaaacataaaaataatatgtattttcacaattaaaaatatgatattaccGTGTAGAGAAACGAACACTTAATAATGGAGAGAGACAAGAGATGTGAAAAATGGAAAGTCTAGTAAAATTGATTAAGGGAAGTGAAAAAACATGGAAAGTCTAGTAAAATTgattaatatcaatattttaattagtcTAAAATTTACTtgaatgaatgttttattactAAGTTAAGTGAAATAAAATATGGGAAATAGGATTAAAATTATgggaaaaaagattttaaaaagccccctttaaaaagaaaaaaactgataattagttatgtattttatttttattagaaattcatagagaattatttctattttcagaTTAATATTTAGATTATGTTCCTTTAATGTCATGACAGATTTATATTCATTATACAAAGCGTTTTCCCATCATTTCTATTGTAGAAGCTGAACGATCCTTCTCATACTTGCCAAGCTTATCCAGAAATTAAAGATCTAATCcttgaataattttgaaaaaacgcAAGTCAGTGTAAGACTAGATGCCTGCGTTATGCCGGTGACCAAATCAAGTACCTTAAATTAAGTTCCGGGTCAGCTCCGGAAATCGAGTAACTGTTGAAGGAGCGTGTTGGGGTCTGTGTTTTGGATGTGGGTCTAGAGTCTTGACCAGTTCTGGTTTGATACAAGGTCTGTAATGGTGGTGGTGAGGTATTCATATAACGATAACGAACATGAGTTGCCTTGTGCGGCAATGCCATGCATGTTTCTCAGGAAAATGTTTCCTTGCAGGAGTCTTCCCGGGAAAATATGGACTTTGAAGCGcattggagagagagagagagcagaatGCTGATTGATGGCCTTACAAGATGGTTGGCAATACAGGTTCAGTGGCCTATGCTCTGGTTTTACCAAGGTGAAGCTCAAATACACGCCCGTCTCTCAACTTAACCAGCCTATGGAAATTATCAACAGAATGTGACTCCATAACCTCCTTGCACTGCTGTCAATCCTTATCCCATAGCcatatttgatagaaaaatgGTTGGAGAGGGGAAACGCGGATGCTACTAAACTATTTGTTCAGTGGTTTAATTAACTCGCCTCCAAAGGAAGCTACATGGAAGTTTGCTCTTGAGTTGCAGAGGAAACTCACTGATTTCAACATCAGTACAAGCTTTTTGAAAATGATGCAAGTCTACAAGGGAGGCAATTCTATTGAATACTATTGCCTGCTCGTGGCTATGTGGTGGGGctgtgtttaaaaaaacattaatttttagattttttaaattattttaatatattgatattaaaaatatatattttttaaattattattataatatattaaaaaaaaaacaaatttaaaaaatatctcaccACAATTCCAAACGTTACCGTATCGCATTGCAAGCAGAGTTAGTCGTGGCTGGCAAAAACAGAGGCAAATTGTTTAGTCAATTAGCCAACTCTACACGTTTCatagggaagggaagggaagggaagccGCGCGAACAAACAGGCTCAATCTTCTCATCGGTCGGTAACTTGTAGTCAATTATCGAACTCGAAAGAAACCAATTCCTTGTGGAGTTTGGATACATAATTAAGCCTAGCTTGTCCTATTCAGTTCGGATTTACATTACCTTTAGTCGGTTCAGCCTTTATAAAAGAAGGCAGAGTGACAGAGTCTACATGTGAGCTGATATTAATGgtgaatagaaagaaaaacatgacaAAGGGGAGAAGAAAAACTAGTCGTCATGAGTTTTTCAAGTACTTTCCCAAAGATTTATTGACAGAAGTTCTTGCTCGCGTGGCCTCTGCATCGATTTCAGATCTCTTCACAGCTAAATTAAGCTGCAAAGAGTTTCTTGAAGCAGCATCAGAGAACTATATTTTTGAACACATCACAATCGAGAAACTCCCAGTTATTCCTTGGAGGATTAGCCACGGTGCCTCCTCTTTCTTGGCCCGTTGCAAGGAGAATGGGAACCCTGAAGCTTTATTTAGACAAGGGATGGTCGAGTTCTTTAGTTCCAACAAACCAGAATCAGGATTCCAACACTTGAAGAACGCGGCCAGAAAAGGGCACGTAGAAGCAATATACACATGCGGCGTCATCCTTGTATGCCATGGCGGGCAATTTAAACAAGAGGGTATAGAACTGCTTTCTTCTCTGAAGAACTACAAATCAAGACACCGCACAATTAAAGAGTGTAgagacaaaataaaagagattctTCAAAGCATGTGGATTGACAGAAGGGAAGCCGGTATTGGACCAGAAGAACCCAAGAGCCATGGAAGAACCTGCAACTGTAGCAAATTTAACAAGAGAGGATGGATTGATGAGGAAGAGTATACCACTTGTGATTATTGCGTATGGGATCATGAAGCAACTCTGTTTTGTAAAATTCTAAGGGCTAGAGGCTTTGGAATATCATAATCATTGTATTCATCGCTA
This window of the Populus trichocarpa isolate Nisqually-1 chromosome 13, P.trichocarpa_v4.1, whole genome shotgun sequence genome carries:
- the LOC7481698 gene encoding putative F-box protein At1g67623, coding for MVNRKKNMTKGRRKTSRHEFFKYFPKDLLTEVLARVASASISDLFTAKLSCKEFLEAASENYIFEHITIEKLPVIPWRISHGASSFLARCKENGNPEALFRQGMVEFFSSNKPESGFQHLKNAARKGHVEAIYTCGVILVCHGGQFKQEGIELLSSLKNYKSRHRTIKECRDKIKEILQSMWIDRREAGIGPEEPKSHGRTCNCSKFNKRGWIDEEEYTTCDYCVWDHEATLFCKILRARGFGIS